In Erythrobacter sp. KY5, the DNA window ATAGATACTCGCCCGACTGGCAAACCAGCTTGGCACGGCGAAGCAGCAAGGAGGCGCGCTTTGCGGCCCTCACTTCTTCTCCCGACCATGCCTGCTTACCGTGTTCCACGCTTGCACCCCCTGGTTCTTGGTAAAGATCCCGGCCCGGTTCGTAATAATTTCTAAGTGAAAATAACGAGGGTTGGTTAAGAATTCGCTAAGAGCGGCCTCGCTCGCCGCCATGATGATTTGGGAACCGTGTCCGTCAACAGCCGTAAGTCTGGTATGGACATTCAACGCGACATTGAAAATTACCGCCTCAGCAAACCTTCGCGCCTTGGGCGGGGGATTGAACGCTTTACCCACCCCTTTGGCAAAACGCTGGCCGGGCTCGTGCCGGACACTGTGATCCGCGCGGTCATCAAGGGCATCGACCAGGCGGTGGCGATCCCGCAATTGATGACTTTCGACCATGACGTGCACGACATCGAAGCCGCGCATCACGCTGCACGCAAGGTGAGCCGCGCGGCGCAAGGGGTCAGCGCTTCGACCGGCGCGGCAGCGGGATTGGGCGGCGCCGTTTCGATGACTGCCGATATTCCGGCGACGATGGCCATCGCCTTGCGGACGATCCGCGATACGGGGCGCGCGTTCGGTTTCGACGGCGAAGGTCCGGAAGAAAAGATTTTCCGGCTTCAGATACTGGAGCTTGCGACACTCGACGACCCTGATGTGCGGCGCGATCGTATCGCGGATCTCGAAGCGCAGATCGACCCCAACGGGCATCTCAAATCTGCAAAGGGCGACGACATTTTCGGCGTGGTGGATCAGGCGGTCGAACGCATTTCGCGTGCGCTCGCCTTCGCCGCGTTCCGAAGCCGTGCAGGCATGCTCGTTCCGGTGGCGGGCTCTATCGTCGGCGGTCTCGTCAACTCATCGTTTCAGGCCGATATCGGCAAGGCGGCGCGCTTCGCATTTCAGGTGCGCGCTTTGAAACGCGCTGAGATGATCGAAGGCTGACCGCCGCCTTCCCCCGCCTCAATACATGTGCTGACCACCGTTGATGCTCATGGTCGAGCCGGTCATGAAGGCGCCGTTGTTTGACGTGAAAAAGGCCACGCCGCGGGCAATTTCCTCGGCCTGACCGAGACGGCCGACCGGGATCTTGGCGACGATCTTCTCAAGCACCGGCTCCGGCACGGCGGCGACCATGTCGGTGTCGATATATCCCGGCGCGATGGCGTTGACTGTCACGCCGAATTTTGCGCCTTCCTGTGCGAGCGCCTTGGTAAAGCCGTGAATGCCCGATTTGGCGGCGGCGTAGTTCACCTGACCATACTGGCCCGCCTGCCCGTTGATCGAGCCGATATTGACGATCCGGCCCCATTTCCTCTCGCGCATGCCGGGGAAGGTGGCCTTTGCCATGTTGAAGCACCCGCCAAGGTTCACGCGCATGACGTCGTTCCAGTCGTCAAAGCTCATCTTGTGAAGCGTGCCGTCACGCGTGATGCCGGCATTGTTGATGACGATATCAACCTCGCCATATTCGTCGGCAACTCTGGCGCATCCATCGAGGCACGCTTCGTGATCGCCCACATCCCACTTCATGGAGGGGATGCCCGTCTCCTCGGTGAAGGCAGCGGCGGCGTCATCGTTGCCGCCATAATTGGCGATGACCGTGTGGCCTTGCCGCTTGAGGCGCTGGCAAATGGCCTCCCCGATCCCGCGCGTGCCGCCCGTGACGATTGCTACCCGGCCCATAATTCCTCTCCCTGATTTTGTCTGCGCGCGAGCGTAGCGGTGCCGTAGCGTCAGGCAACAAAAAACCCCGCCGAAGCAGGGTCTTTCATACCAATGTCGTAGGCGCGCACGGCGCGCGGCGCGATCAGAACTTGATCTGAGTGCCTACGTAAACAGCCTGGCTGTCCTGAACCGAATTCGTGAGCGGGGCGAGGCGGTCGCGTTCCTGCGACAGGCGGACACCTGCGGTCACGTCGAGATTGCGCGAAAGGCGGAACGAGCCGCCGACATCCACGGTCTGCGAACGGATGGCATCAAGCGTGTTGGGCGAACGGCCAGCGATGGCCTCATCCTCAAGCTCGATCCGGGGTTGCAAACGGCTGGGCTTGTCTTCGCGGGTCGGCTGCGACGGCGCGAAATCGGCCAGGTCTGGCATTTGCAGATCGCTGAGCGTTTCGCGCAGCGCCGGCTGGCGACCCGAAACTGTGGCCGCAGGGGCGGGCGTACGGGCAAAGCTCTGATAACCGCGCGCGGTGCCCAGGTTGAAACGGCTTGCCTGAAGACCGGCGATACCGGGGCCATTGCCCGGAATGCCGTCTGTCGTCGGACGTATCGAAATGGCGCGCGCTGTCTCATTGTCGACGCGAACCGCCACGGTCACGGTGCGTTCGCTGTCCCTTGCGTTCACGCCCACCGGGGTGAAGCGAATTCCACGTTCGCGCGCTTTTTGTGCGACGCGCGCGGCAAGTTCGGGATCGACAGATGCGGGCGTGAAGACGTCGAACGCGCTTGTGCGCGGGCCGCGATCCTCACTGGCGAGGCTGACCACGGCAAGGCCAGTGCTCGGCAAGGCGAGCAAGAGCGCGCCGGCCACGCCAAGCAGCGGCAGCCGGGGCTGCTTTGTCGCTGTCTGTGTGTCCTTACGTGCCATCTTCAGCCCTGTTTATGTTCGAGTATTCTACGCTTGCCTTGCAGGTTAGATCCGGGGTTTCCCGAAAACTTTTCAGACCAGATCGAGCCTTAACTTGCGCTGAGCGGGCCCCGACTCGCTATCGATAGATTAGAATTATGACAGTTGTTGATAGGTGTGTGACAATCAAAAGCGCAATCATTTCGGTGATTTCTCCTCCGCTTAGCGCAAGACCTGTTGCGCCCAGCACACAGACTCGTTCTCACTTCTGCGAAGAATCGCCCCCGAGTCGCTTCCGATTCGGTTCAGCGCAGATACAGCGCGAGAGGCCAATTCTGCGGCTCACCCGTGAGGCCTTGCCGCAGGCGAGTGCCGGGTCTAGAGCAGGCTCCACGCCAAATGAGGGACATGTTTTTCCAGTGACACGCCGTATTTCTGCACTTGCCACACCGATCCGTCTCACCGCTGCGCTTGGCGCGCTCGGCCTGCTCGCCGCATGCGGTGGCAACGAACGTCCCCGCACCGAACTTGCCGCAGCGCAATTGAACACGATCGGGGTCAACGCCTATCTGTGGCGCGGCGCGCTCGAAACGCTCAGCTTTGCTCCATTGGCTTCGGCTGACAGCGCTGGCGGCGTGATCGTAACCGACTGGTATGCGAACCCTTCGAACCCCAACGAGCGGGTGAAGGTGACCGTGACCATCCTCGACCAAGACCTGCGCGCTGATGCCTTGCGCGTTTCGGCCAGCCGTCAGGTTGTCGAAGGCGCTGGCTGGGTCGATGCACCCGTGCAGGCGGCAACCGTCCAGAAACTTGAGGATATCATCCTCACCCGTGCCCGCGACCTGCGCCGCAAAGCGCTTGCCGGCTAAACAAACCTTGCGCCCTACCGAGGGCGCGCTAGCGGTTTTTCATGACTGACACTCGATTCGATCCGTCCATCGCCGACGGGCGCTGGCAAGTTGCGTGGGAGAAGGCCGGGACCTTCACGGCCAACTCCGACAGCGACAAGCCCAAGAGCTACATCCTCGAGATGTTTCCTTATCCTTCGGGGCGCATCCACATGGGCCACGTGCGCAACTACACGATGGGCGACGTACTAGCGCGCTACAA includes these proteins:
- the phbB gene encoding acetoacetyl-CoA reductase; amino-acid sequence: MGRVAIVTGGTRGIGEAICQRLKRQGHTVIANYGGNDDAAAAFTEETGIPSMKWDVGDHEACLDGCARVADEYGEVDIVINNAGITRDGTLHKMSFDDWNDVMRVNLGGCFNMAKATFPGMRERKWGRIVNIGSINGQAGQYGQVNYAAAKSGIHGFTKALAQEGAKFGVTVNAIAPGYIDTDMVAAVPEPVLEKIVAKIPVGRLGQAEEIARGVAFFTSNNGAFMTGSTMSINGGQHMY
- a CDS encoding EcsC family protein; its protein translation is MSVNSRKSGMDIQRDIENYRLSKPSRLGRGIERFTHPFGKTLAGLVPDTVIRAVIKGIDQAVAIPQLMTFDHDVHDIEAAHHAARKVSRAAQGVSASTGAAAGLGGAVSMTADIPATMAIALRTIRDTGRAFGFDGEGPEEKIFRLQILELATLDDPDVRRDRIADLEAQIDPNGHLKSAKGDDIFGVVDQAVERISRALAFAAFRSRAGMLVPVAGSIVGGLVNSSFQADIGKAARFAFQVRALKRAEMIEG
- a CDS encoding DUF3576 domain-containing protein produces the protein MTRRISALATPIRLTAALGALGLLAACGGNERPRTELAAAQLNTIGVNAYLWRGALETLSFAPLASADSAGGVIVTDWYANPSNPNERVKVTVTILDQDLRADALRVSASRQVVEGAGWVDAPVQAATVQKLEDIILTRARDLRRKALAG